The genomic region GCCTCTAAAAAGTTCTTGAAAACCCCAAACACGGCTCCGCAAACCCTAACCTCAACTAAAATCCAAATCCATTCCTTCTTGGATTAGAATTCTCAAAGCGTTGCTCGTTTCCACCAAACCTTCGCGGATTTTATAATCGAAGTGCATGGTTCCGTTTAAAACTTCCTCTTGAAAGTGTTTTAAAATCACTCCTGGAACTTTTGCGAGTTCGAGATCGTGACTCGTCACCAAGCCGATCGCACGATTCTTCTTGAGCTCTTTTAAGATTCCTTTGCACGCAAGGGAACGTTCCCGTGTGTTTGTTCCCTTTAAAATTTCATCGAGCAAAACGAGATGAGGCAAATTCGGATTTTTGATTTTTTGAACGATCTCCGAAAGTCTTCTTACTTCCGCATAAAAAAAGGAAATCCCCTCTTCCAAGTTGTCTTCGTTTCTCATACTTGTATGAACTTTTAAAACCGGCAAAGAAAAACTCGACGCAGGCGCAAGACCTCCGGCCAAAGAAAGAATGGAAGCTACACCGATCGTTCTTAAATACGTAGTCTTACCGGACATATTCGAACCTGTGATTAATACGACATCACTTTCCTCGATCGGATCCAGAGGATTGGCGACTCTTGATTCCTTAGAAATCAAAGGGTGAAAAATATCTTTTCCCGAAACTCCGCTCTTGGAATTTTCGGGAAGAATTTCCGGAAAACAATATTCGGGAAACATCCATTTCAAATTTGCAAAAGAAAACAGAGAATCGAAAACCGTAAGATCCTCGATCGACTTTTCCAAAAGAACGGAATGTTTTTCCCTCCACTTGGAAATTCTTTGTAAGATCCAAAGATCGTAAAGAAACAGATTATTCAGGATCAGATGTAAAAGCGGGGCTTCCGTTAATGCGACACGTTTGAGAATCCGATCCAGATCCTGATAAGCGGAACTTAATTCTTCCTTGGAAGTGTCCTTTAAAAGAAATCCTCCGTCCCTTCCCTGAACGTTCAGTCCCTTTAAGTATATTAGAATTTTCTGAAGTCCGCCGATGCTACCAGAAAGAGAATAGTATTGCCGAAAAATCTCCAAAGAACTGGAACGATACAATCCGAAAAGAATCAGATTTAAGAATAAAACCGAAGCCGGAAAAGGAAGTCCCAAAAGAATATTCGCGGGAACAAACGCCAAAACGAGAATCGTAACCGGTCTGTAGATCTTTTTCAGCCAAGGGTAACGATCCCAGAGTTTGGAAGTATCGTCGTTCTGAATCAGCTTCATCTCCGTTTTCGTTTTTGAAACGGAAGAATCCCGGTTTTCGCCGATATACGAGGCAAGTCTTTGTATTTTAGGAATTGCTAATGTTTTTTCGGAAATCGAACGAACTACGGATTGACGGAAAAGAACATTCTCCCTTTTAAAATCCGAGGAAAAATCCTCGTCTTTCGGATCCAAAAGCGAAATCAATTTCTGTTCGGCGTTCGAAGTGAACGTCGCATCCAACCAAAGAAACAATCCGTTGTCCCGAAATAGATCCAAATCTCTCGCCAAAGGAGAAATCGTTTCCATAGAAACTCGTGTTCCGAATTTTTTTCCGAATCCTTTGATTGTGATTCTTGCGGATTCCCTTTCCAAGACAAAAAGCCAAAGCCGGATTCTTTCTCGTGTTAAAACCGTTCTTTTATAACGCCCGACGAAAAAGAAAAAAACCGAAAGAAGAATCAAAGAAGGAAGATAAGAAAGCGCCTGAGAACGCAGATAGTAAAAAACCGAAATCCAAAGGACAAAGGCCGAAAAGAAAATAAGGCGGAATAAGGAAAGTCTGGAAAGAAGAACGGAAATTCGATCGTGAAATCGTTTTAATTTCTCAGCTCTGTTTCGAAGCCGATCGATCCGAAGCGAGGAAGTCATCCTGTGAGGGAGTTTATATTTTCGTAGTGTTCGTTTTCTCGTTTATAAATCTCAAAATCCAACAAACGAACCAAGGATCCGAGATCAGGCATCACCCAACGCGAAACCAATTTTCCGCGTTCCTTACCTTTGATTTTATCCACGTACACGTAACCGAACAGATCCGTGCCGTACTCGTACGCGACGAATCTTCCCGTTCTTTTACCCGTGTTGTTGATGAGCCGGATCTGCATTTTTTTGCAATTTTACCGTTTTGGGAAAATTCGTACAAGAAAAAAAATACTCAAGGATTTTCCAATTTCTTCGATAGTAAGTTCAGGGAGTCAATTGCTTTCTCAAGGATGAGAATGGGGCAGGATTCCTAATAAATAGATCTCGAACCAAACCAGAAAGTCGCATGGAGGCGCAAAATGTTTTACCCAGAAATGGATCCAGACTTGAAAAGTTCCTTTCTTTCGATCGACAAAACCGTCGCAAACCTCGTAAACAACACGATTCTTCCTCAATCAGGCCTAAAAGCGGGCAACCTTCTCAACGCCGAACAAATGAAAAAACTAAAAGAAATCCGCAAACGCAGATTTAGATCGAGCGAATGGAAGAATTTTCTGAAAGACTAAACGTCTTCTTCCCATCGTAAAAAACCTTTGAGGATTTTTTTGAATTCTTACTTTCAAAAGAATTCTTAGAAATAAAAAAAGCCTGCTAAATTAGCAGGCTTTTTTGTTTAACTCGTAACTTGTTAAAACGAAATACGATTTAGTATTTCGTTTTTGTGGAAGGCATCTTCACGTTGAGGATAACGTCCACTTTCGTTACATCGCCTTCTCTTACGTTGATCATCGAATTGTTAAGATTCAAATCCTCCGCAAAAGAAGCTTTAATTTCGTAATCACCCGGCTTGAGGTTCGTAAACCAAAAGTTTCCTTCGCTGTCCGTATTCAGTTTTTGAATTCCGGTTACGCTGGAAATCGTCGGCATGAAGATCGGCTGATTGATCACAGGGTTATCCAAGGTTTTGTAAAAAACTTTTCCTTGAATCGCTCCGAATCCGCTCATAGAAACGTTGATCGGAAGTTCGTTCTTCTTATTCGGAAGAACCGCAAACGTTTCCTGAATTTCAGGATAATCGTCAGCTTTGATCGTAATCTTATGAACTCCGGCAGGAACCTTGCTCAACGTGATCGTGTAGATATTTCCAGGAATCAGCTGGCCTTGTCTTTTCACCGCACCCCAGAAATTGGAAGAAGAAGCGGTAACCGAAGAAGTAAATTCCTGATCGTCGATATAAACTTTAACGTTTCGATTTCCCTTTCTTTTCTTTTTAGCAAAGATAAGAATATCGGGCGGAAGATCCGAAAGTCCGTACGCTCGATCTTGGATGATCGTAGTTTTCAAAACAAGATCCCCTCTTTCGTTCGTAGGTACGACGGGAGGTTCTTGAGGAGTTACGACGGGTTGAACCGGATCGGGTTTTACGGGATCGGGTTCAGGATCGACGGAAGGAGCGGGAGGTTTCGGAGGATCCACCGGTTTCGGAGGTTCTGGATTTTTTTTACCGGATAAAAAGATTCCG from Leptospira kmetyi serovar Malaysia str. Bejo-Iso9 harbors:
- a CDS encoding MutS family DNA mismatch repair protein; the protein is MTSSLRIDRLRNRAEKLKRFHDRISVLLSRLSLFRLIFFSAFVLWISVFYYLRSQALSYLPSLILLSVFFFFVGRYKRTVLTRERIRLWLFVLERESARITIKGFGKKFGTRVSMETISPLARDLDLFRDNGLFLWLDATFTSNAEQKLISLLDPKDEDFSSDFKRENVLFRQSVVRSISEKTLAIPKIQRLASYIGENRDSSVSKTKTEMKLIQNDDTSKLWDRYPWLKKIYRPVTILVLAFVPANILLGLPFPASVLFLNLILFGLYRSSSLEIFRQYYSLSGSIGGLQKILIYLKGLNVQGRDGGFLLKDTSKEELSSAYQDLDRILKRVALTEAPLLHLILNNLFLYDLWILQRISKWREKHSVLLEKSIEDLTVFDSLFSFANLKWMFPEYCFPEILPENSKSGVSGKDIFHPLISKESRVANPLDPIEESDVVLITGSNMSGKTTYLRTIGVASILSLAGGLAPASSFSLPVLKVHTSMRNEDNLEEGISFFYAEVRRLSEIVQKIKNPNLPHLVLLDEILKGTNTRERSLACKGILKELKKNRAIGLVTSHDLELAKVPGVILKHFQEEVLNGTMHFDYKIREGLVETSNALRILIQEGMDLDFS
- a CDS encoding caspase family protein encodes the protein MKTKLSAISVCLILFFATDAFAQKRYGLIFGSNYTGNKAGIPELNLCEADATYLNDEIRRVGNFDEVKIVLGKDVTKDNIEKEIKALAKKAGDNDTVLLYFSGHGAFQRDASAKNGMRNLIICYDRPHLPDDELNKYLEKVKSPKTVFIFDCCFSGGIAKKGKATRGSADVPIPEGSDGTVKQDSEDFFFQDKAIISSADDNQTAIEVGGSINHGIFTYNFGKALSTADLNKDNVVTALEAFFKSREETVQMAKKFQHEQVPQISGNASGIFLSGKKNPEPPKPVDPPKPPAPSVDPEPDPVKPDPVQPVVTPQEPPVVPTNERGDLVLKTTIIQDRAYGLSDLPPDILIFAKKKRKGNRNVKVYIDDQEFTSSVTASSSNFWGAVKRQGQLIPGNIYTITLSKVPAGVHKITIKADDYPEIQETFAVLPNKKNELPINVSMSGFGAIQGKVFYKTLDNPVINQPIFMPTISSVTGIQKLNTDSEGNFWFTNLKPGDYEIKASFAEDLNLNNSMINVREGDVTKVDVILNVKMPSTKTKY